In the genome of Paenarthrobacter ureafaciens, the window GTTCACAGTTCAGGGCGGTGGCTCTGATCTCGTCTTCCCCCACCACGAGATGGGGGCGGGACATGCCTACTCGTTGGCCGGAGTTCCTTTGGCCCACCACTACGCCCATTCCGGCATGGTAGGGCTTGACGGCGAGAAGATGAGCAAATCCAAGGGCAACCTGGTGCTGGTCTCAAAGCTGCGGGCCGCGGGGGAGGAGCCGGCTGCCATCAGGCTGGCCATCCTGGCCCACCACTACCGCTCCGACTGGTCCTGGACCGACGACGGCTTCGCGGCGGCGAAGGACCGGCTGGCCACGTGGCGCAAAGCTGCAACCCGGGCGGCTGCCGGATCGGCCGCGCCGCTCATCGCCGCCATGCGCACCGAGCTGGCGGAGGACCTCAACGCTCCCGGTGCCCTCGCCGCCGTCGACCGTTGGGCGGCAGAATCGCTCCGCAACCAAACCGGCAGCGCCGTGTCTTCTGCCGATGGCGCCTTGGTGAGCGATGCCGTTAACGCCTTGCTCGGCGTCGAACTCTAGGCCCCTGCTGAAACGAACGGCCCCGGCGTCCACCAGACGCCGGGGCCGTTCGTTCGTGCAGCTACGGCGTCAGGGCCGGTCCTTGCCCCGCCGCTTGAGGTAGCGCTCAAATTCCCTGGCAATCGACTCGCCGGAGGCTTCCGGGAGGTCTGCTGTGTCCTTTGCTTCCTCAAGCTGCCGGACATAGGCCGCGATTTCCGGGTCTTCGGTTGCGAGCTCGTCCACGCCGCGTTCCCAGGCTTCCGATTCCTCGGCCAGCGCCTGGCTGTCCACCGGAACCTGGAGCAGGTCCTCGATCCGGTGGAGGATGGCCAGCTGGGCCTTAGGGGACGGCGGCTGGGCGACGTAATGCGGAACTGCTGCCCAAAGAGAAACGGTCGGGAGCCCGGCGAGCATGGCAAACTCCGCCAGGACTCCAACGATGCCTACCGGGCCTTCGTACTGCGATGCCTCCAGATTCAGGCGTTCGCGCAGTGAGTCGTCCTCGGTAGTAGTACTCACGGGGATGGGCCGGCTGTGGGGCACATCGGCCAGGAGGGCGCCCACCAGGATTACTGCATCCACCTTGAGGGCCTCGGCATGGACCAAAAGCTCGGTGGTGTACGCCCGCCAACGGTAGGACGGTTCCGTGCCGAGGACAAAAACCACGTCCACGTTGCTGTCCGGGACCGCCGCCTTATAGATGCGGGTGGAGGGCCATTTCACCTTCCGCGCACCCGATGATGTGCGGCGAACGGTGGGGCGGGTGAACTGGAAATCGTAGTACTCCTCGGCATCTACGGTTCCAACCTTCTTGCCGTCCCACAGTTTGTTCAGGTAGTGCAAAGCATCGCTGGCAGCTTCCCCGGCGTCGTTCCATCCTTCGAACGCAGCGATCATTACGGTGACGCGCTGGCCCTCAGCAGGTTCCTTGAGGAAACGCTCAACCTCAGCCGCACCATCGTGTCCATCCGGGTTCCCGTCCACACTGTTCATCCATTCACCCTACGTCCAAGACCCTCGCCGATGCATGGCATTTACGCGGGCGCGTGTCCCGGATTCGCGGACAGCAAAATGACCCGGCAAGGGCGGGCCCCGGTTCCACGTAGACTTGAACCCATGCATTCTTCACCCAGCCAGCCCTCCCTGAAAGCCGTGCTCTGGGACATGGATGGCACTCTCGTGGATACGGAGCCCTACTGGATTTCCGCGGAACGGGCGCTGGTTGAAGCGCATGGCGGAACCTGGTCCCACCAGCAGGCCATGCAGCTCGTGGGCCAATCCCTCCTCCATTCCGCAGGCATCCTGCAGGCGGCAGGCGTGCGCATGGAAGCCCGCCACATCATCGATACGCTGAGCAGCGAGGTCATCGCCCAGGTCCGGAACCAAGTGCCGTGGCGTCCCGGCGCCCGGGAGTTGTTGGATGACCTGCACGGCGCCGGAGTCCGGTGCGCGCTCGTCACCATGTCTGAAGGACCCTTGGCGTCAGTGGTGGTTGAGAGCCTGGCCAAGCCCTACTTCGAGTTCCTGGTGACGGGAGACACCGTCACCAACGGCAAACCCCATCCGGAGGCCTACCTCACGGCTGTCGATCGACTCCGGCGCGACGATCCTTCCCTGGGGATCGAGCACTGCGTGGCGTTGGAAGACTCTGTTCCCGGCGCCACCGCGGCCATGGCTTCGGGCGTCATCACCGTGGGAGTTCCGCACCAGGTCCCCTTGCCTGATGATGCCCGCATGATTCTGTGGGAAACGCTGAGCGGACGGACGTCAGCCGATCTGGCGCAATTGGTGACCGACCGTCATCTTCAGTCCGTTCCGACCCCCACCGGAAACACGCTCGAAGGGGCCTATAAGTGAGCAGTCCCTCCGCGCCCCATCACCACGCTGCCCCCAAGAAGGACGGCATCCCCCTGGGGAAAATTGCCGGGATCCCCGTTTACCTTGCCTACTCCTGGTTCCTGATCGCGGCTTTCACGGTGATCGTCTACGGACCTGCCGTCCTCATCCAGTTTCCGGGCTTGGGCATCGGCGCATACTTCGTGGCGTTCGGATATGCCCTGCTTCTGGCCGTTTCGGTACTGGTCCATGAACTTGCCCACGCACTGAGCGCAAAAGCGTTCAAGTGGCCCACCGACAGGATCGTGCTCAACCTCTGGGGCGGGCACACACAGTTCCAGAACTTCACCTCATCGCCAGGCCGTGCCGTGGTGGTGGCCATGGCGGGCCCGGCCTCGAACTTCATCCTGGCCGGGGCCTTGGCACCATTTGTCTTTGGCGGGGTTTTTGAGGGCGTCATCGAGATGCTGGCAAACATCCTCATGTGGGCCAACTTCCTGATAGGCATCTTCAACGTCCTTCCCGGCACCCCCCTGGACGGCGGCAGGCTGGTGGAGTCCGCCGTCTGGAAGGCCACCGGAAGCCAGGAGAAGGGCGCAATCGCCGCAGGATGGTCCGGTCGCGCCATTGCCGTGGCACTGTTCATCTGGTTCATCGCGCTGCCGTTCTTCAGCGGTTCGCGGCTGGATCTGAACCTGACGCTGATCACGGTCCTCGTTTGCGGATTCCTCTGGGTAGGCGCTTCCAGCTCCATCCAGCACGGTAAACTCCGCAGCCGCCTCTACCTCGTCAGTGCCGCCGGCCTGGCCGATCCCGCCGTCGGAATTCCGAACACCGCAACGGTCGCCGATGCCTTGGCCTTGGCCCCCGGCGGAACTCCCGCCGTCGTCATTTGCGGCCCGGACGGCAAGCCCCAGGGCGTCCTCAATCCCGGGGCCGCAGCCGCGGTGCCACCCCAGGTCCATTCGAGGACGCCGGTCACCGCCGTTGCGCACCCGCTGGCCGCCGGCGCATACGTCCCTGAATGGTCCAAGGGCCAGGAGCTCATCCAGTACCTGGCCAAGCTCGACGGCGGTGAGTACGCGGTGGTGGACCACAACGGATATGTCACCGGCCTGCTCCGGCAAGAAGCAGTAGTGACGGCTATAACAGGTAAAGAGGCCCGCCGGAGCGGGCGCGCCTGACACTCTTGCCGGTAGAGTTACCTGCCGGCCCGCAATAAGAACAAACAGATTTTTAGCGTCCATGGGCAGCAAGCCATTGCAGTCCAGCCGCACAGGAGCGAGGAAAACCAGATGAGCAGCGAAACCGCCGCCACGGAGACAAGCGCAGCCACGGGCGCTGCCCAGCCAACCGGGGCAGCCCGCCGTCGGGGACCTTTCCGGGTGGGGGAACGCGTCCAGCTCACTGATGAGCGTGGACGCATGAACACCATTACCCTGGAAGTCGGCGGCGCCTTCCACACCCACCGCGGATTCCTGAACCACGACGAGATCATCGGCAAGGTTGATGGTTCCGTTGTCAGCAACAACATCGGCCAGCAGTACCAGACCCTGCGTCCGCTGCTTTCGGACTTCGTCCTGTCCATGCCCCGCGGCGCTGCAGTGGTCTACCCGAAAGACGCCGGCCAGATCGTCACCATGGCCGATATCTTCCCCGGCGCCCGGGTAGTGGAAGCCGGTGTCGGCTCCGGCGCGCTGTCCATCTCGCTGCTTCGGGCAATCGGCGACGGCGGCTACCTCCACTCGTTCGAACGGCGCGAGGAATTCGCGGACATCGCGCGCGGAAACGTGGAGACCATCTTCGGCGGACCGCACCCTGCCTGGCAGATCTCCCTCGGGGATTTCCAGGAGGAAGTGGTCAAGGCCGAGGCACCCGGTTCCGTCGACCGCGTGGTGCTGGACATGCTCGCGCCCTGGGAATGCCTCGACGCGGTCGCCACGGTCCTTGCCCCGGGCGGGGTGTGGATCAACTACGTTGCCACCGTCACCCAGCTTTCGCGCACTGCCGAAGCCATCAGGGCCGATGGCCGTTTCACTGAACCGGATGCGTGGGAATCCATGGTCCGCGGCTGGCACCTTGAAGGCTTGGCTGTCCGACCGGACCACCGCATGGTAGCCCACACGGGGTTCCTTCTGGTGACCCGCCGCCTGGCCGACGGCGTGACCGGAATTTCGGTCAAGCGCCGCCCGTCCAAGACGGAATTCAGCGAAGAGGACCTCAACGCCTGGACACCGGGTGCCGTGGGGGAGCGTTCGGTCTCCGACAAGAAGCTTCGCCGGGCCGCAAGGGACGCCATTGCCGGAACCAACGTCCAGGATGATCCCCCGGTCACAAACTGACAAAGGTCACAATAGGGTCCGCATTCCGGATGTCACACAGCCCCCTGAGCTTTTCGGGACTATGGTCTTGTTAAGCGCAGGAAGGGGCTGATGAATCGTGGATACGTCGAACAACGACATTGGACGGCCGACGCCGGAAGAAGCGAATGCCGCAGCGGAAGAGGCTGCCCGCCAAAGGCGGGGCGCCATCCAACCGCCGGACCCTTCCAGTGAATTGACTGTGGCTGAGCGGCAGATCAACATCCTGAGGGACAAACTCCGCCACATCGACCGCCAGCTCGCAGCCGCCACCCAGAACAACAGCAAACTGGTCAACATGCTGGAAACAGCCAAGGCTGAGATCCTCCGGCTCAAGGGTGCCCTCGAGCAGGAAGGCCAACCGCCGTACAGCTTCGGCACCGTTGTCCAGATCAATCCCCGCCGCCGGCCGACGGCAGGAAATTCCGGCCAGGCGGCCACTGAAGAGTCAGTGGACATCTTCAACGCCGGCAGGAAGATGCGGGTTGGCATCAGCCCGTTGGTTAACGTCAACCAGCTCGCAGTCGGGCAGGAAGTCCTCCTCAACGAGGCACTCCTGGTTGTTGCGGCGCTCGGCTATGAACGCGCCGGCGAACTGGTAACGCTCAAGGAGCTTCTGGGCAAGGACCGTGCCCTGGTGGTCGGCCGCGCTGACGAGGAACGCGTTGTCCGGCTCTCGGGTGCCCTCCAAAACGTCCACCTGAAGGTGGGAGACGCACTGTCGCTGGATTCGCGGACGGGCTACGCCTTGGAAAAGGTGCCCCGCGCCGAGGTTGAAAACCTCGTGCTGGAGGAAGTCCCTGACATCACCTACCAGGACATCGGCGGCCTCGGTCCGCAGATCGAACAAATCCGCGACGCCGTTGAACTGCCGTTCCTGCATCCCGACCTCTACCGGGAGCATGGCCTCAAGGCACCCAAGGGAATCCTCCTTTACGGTCCTCCGGGTTGCGGCAAGACGCTCATCGCCAAGGCCGTGGCCAATTCCCTGGCTGCCCGGGCTGCCGAGCGGGCAGGCAACACCGACCTCAAGAGCTACTTCCTGAACATCAAGGGGCCGGAGCTCCTGGACAAGTACGTCGGCGAGACCGAGCGGCACATCCGCCTGATCTTCGCCCGGGCCCGCGAGAAAGCTTCGGACGGCAGCCCCGTCGTGGTGTTCTTCGACGAGATGGATTCGCTGTTCCGCACCCGCGGCACCGGTGTCTCTTCCGACGTCGAGACCACCATCGTCCCGCAGCTGCTCAGCGAGATCGACGGCGTGGAACGGCTCGACAACGTCATCGTGATCGGTGCCTCAAACCGCGAGGACATGATCGACCCCGCCATCCTGCGGCCGGGCCGCCTGGACGTGAAGGTAAAAATCCAGCGGCCCGACGCTGAGGCAGCAGCTGACATCTTCGGCAAGTACATCACCACCGACCTGCCGTTCCATGCCCAGGACCTCGCCGAATACGGCGGAGATGTCCAGGCCACGGTGGATGCGATGATCCAGCGGACCGTGGAGGCGATGTACTCCACGGAGAAGTCGAACGAATACCTCGAGGTCACCTATGCCAACGGTGATACGGAGATGCTGTATTTCAAGGACTTCAACTCCGGGGCAGTCGTGCAAAACGTGGTTGACCGCGCCAAGAAGTACGCCATCAAGGACCTCCTCACCAACCACCAAAAGGGCCTGCGGATCGACCACCTGCTCAAGGCGGTAGTGGATGAGTTCCGCGAGCACGAGGACATGCCCAACACCACCAATCCGGACGACTGGGCCCGGATCTCGGGCAAGAAGGGTGAACGCATCACGTACATCCGCACCATCGTCCAGGGCAAGGCCGGCCAGGAACCCGGCAAGTCAATTGAAACTACGGCGAATACGGGCCAATACCTGTGACCTCACGAGACGACAACCTGCCCCAGGAGAAACTGCCTGCAGGCGGGGCAATGCGCGTCATGGGTTCGGAGACGGAGTATGGGATCCATGCTCCGTCTGCGCCCGGCGCCAACGCCACCATGATGTCTGCCCGGATCATCCAGGCGTACGCGACCGTCACGCGGCAGCGTGCTGCCGGGGGAGCGGAGACGCGCTGGGATTACACCGACGAGGAACCACTCCACGACGCCCGGGGCTGGACCTTGGAACGTTCGGCCGCGGATCCGAGCCAGCTCACCGACCAGCCGCCGGTGCTCGACGCCGAGGCAGTCGCCTTGGCGTACGGGCGCCAGGAACTGGAGCTTGACGGCGCGGACGAATCCGGCTCCCTCCTGATGAACATGGTGCTCGGCAACGGCGCCAGGCTGTACGTAGACCACGCCCACCCCGAGTACTCCAGCCCCGAAGTCACCAACCCGCGCGATGCCGTGACCTGGGACGCAGCAGGGGACCTGGTTGCCTTGGCCACGGTGCGCAAGGTTGCCGCAGATACCAACCTGCCGCCGATTAACCTCTACAAGAACAACACAGACAACAAGGCCGTATCCTACGGCTCGCACGAGAACTACCTCATGCCGCGATCGGTTCCTTTCGGCGACATCATCCGCGGGCTGACTCCGTTCTTCATCTCGCGGCAAGTGGTCTGCGGGGCGGGCCGCGTGGGCCTGGGGCAGGATAGCTCCACCCCCGGCTACCAGATCAGCCAAAGGGCGGACTTCTTCGAGGCTGAGGTAGGCCTTGAGACGACCATCCGCAGGCCGATTATCAACACCCGGGACGAACCGCACGCCACGGCGGACAAGTACCGCCGCCTGCACGTCATCATCGGCGACGCCAACCTCAGCCAGCTGTCGAACTTCCTTAAGTTCGGCACCACTGCCATGGTGCTAAGCCTCATTGAGGCCGGCCAGGCGCCCAGGATCGAGGTCCATGAGCCGGTTCACGCCCTGCAGGCGGTCAGCCACGACACGAGCCTCACCGCCACCGTACGGCTCATGGACGGCCGTCACGTGACAGCCCTGGACCTGCAGTGGATGTACTTCGAGGCGGCGGCGAAGCTCGCCCAGGAAACCGGCGTCGCGGACGCCATCAGCGGTGACGGCCACACCCATGAGGTGCTGGAGCGCTGGGAGTCCACGCTGACGGCGCTGGGCACGGACCCGGCGACGGCAACGTCCGTGGAATGGGTGGCCAAGAAGTCGCTCCTGGAGGGCTACCGCAGCCGCGACGGTCTGGAGTGGGATGACGCCCGGCTTGGCCTCGTGGACCTGCAGTGGTCAGATATCCGGCCGGAGAAAGGCCTCTACTACCGGCTGCTTTCCAGGAACCGCAT includes:
- a CDS encoding HAD family hydrolase; its protein translation is MHSSPSQPSLKAVLWDMDGTLVDTEPYWISAERALVEAHGGTWSHQQAMQLVGQSLLHSAGILQAAGVRMEARHIIDTLSSEVIAQVRNQVPWRPGARELLDDLHGAGVRCALVTMSEGPLASVVVESLAKPYFEFLVTGDTVTNGKPHPEAYLTAVDRLRRDDPSLGIEHCVALEDSVPGATAAMASGVITVGVPHQVPLPDDARMILWETLSGRTSADLAQLVTDRHLQSVPTPTGNTLEGAYK
- the arc gene encoding proteasome ATPase — protein: MDTSNNDIGRPTPEEANAAAEEAARQRRGAIQPPDPSSELTVAERQINILRDKLRHIDRQLAAATQNNSKLVNMLETAKAEILRLKGALEQEGQPPYSFGTVVQINPRRRPTAGNSGQAATEESVDIFNAGRKMRVGISPLVNVNQLAVGQEVLLNEALLVVAALGYERAGELVTLKELLGKDRALVVGRADEERVVRLSGALQNVHLKVGDALSLDSRTGYALEKVPRAEVENLVLEEVPDITYQDIGGLGPQIEQIRDAVELPFLHPDLYREHGLKAPKGILLYGPPGCGKTLIAKAVANSLAARAAERAGNTDLKSYFLNIKGPELLDKYVGETERHIRLIFARAREKASDGSPVVVFFDEMDSLFRTRGTGVSSDVETTIVPQLLSEIDGVERLDNVIVIGASNREDMIDPAILRPGRLDVKVKIQRPDAEAAADIFGKYITTDLPFHAQDLAEYGGDVQATVDAMIQRTVEAMYSTEKSNEYLEVTYANGDTEMLYFKDFNSGAVVQNVVDRAKKYAIKDLLTNHQKGLRIDHLLKAVVDEFREHEDMPNTTNPDDWARISGKKGERITYIRTIVQGKAGQEPGKSIETTANTGQYL
- a CDS encoding tRNA (adenine-N1)-methyltransferase — encoded protein: MSSETAATETSAATGAAQPTGAARRRGPFRVGERVQLTDERGRMNTITLEVGGAFHTHRGFLNHDEIIGKVDGSVVSNNIGQQYQTLRPLLSDFVLSMPRGAAVVYPKDAGQIVTMADIFPGARVVEAGVGSGALSISLLRAIGDGGYLHSFERREEFADIARGNVETIFGGPHPAWQISLGDFQEEVVKAEAPGSVDRVVLDMLAPWECLDAVATVLAPGGVWINYVATVTQLSRTAEAIRADGRFTEPDAWESMVRGWHLEGLAVRPDHRMVAHTGFLLVTRRLADGVTGISVKRRPSKTEFSEEDLNAWTPGAVGERSVSDKKLRRAARDAIAGTNVQDDPPVTN
- a CDS encoding site-2 protease family protein, whose amino-acid sequence is MSSPSAPHHHAAPKKDGIPLGKIAGIPVYLAYSWFLIAAFTVIVYGPAVLIQFPGLGIGAYFVAFGYALLLAVSVLVHELAHALSAKAFKWPTDRIVLNLWGGHTQFQNFTSSPGRAVVVAMAGPASNFILAGALAPFVFGGVFEGVIEMLANILMWANFLIGIFNVLPGTPLDGGRLVESAVWKATGSQEKGAIAAGWSGRAIAVALFIWFIALPFFSGSRLDLNLTLITVLVCGFLWVGASSSIQHGKLRSRLYLVSAAGLADPAVGIPNTATVADALALAPGGTPAVVICGPDGKPQGVLNPGAAAAVPPQVHSRTPVTAVAHPLAAGAYVPEWSKGQELIQYLAKLDGGEYAVVDHNGYVTGLLRQEAVVTAITGKEARRSGRA
- a CDS encoding PAC2 family protein; amino-acid sequence: MNSVDGNPDGHDGAAEVERFLKEPAEGQRVTVMIAAFEGWNDAGEAASDALHYLNKLWDGKKVGTVDAEEYYDFQFTRPTVRRTSSGARKVKWPSTRIYKAAVPDSNVDVVFVLGTEPSYRWRAYTTELLVHAEALKVDAVILVGALLADVPHSRPIPVSTTTEDDSLRERLNLEASQYEGPVGIVGVLAEFAMLAGLPTVSLWAAVPHYVAQPPSPKAQLAILHRIEDLLQVPVDSQALAEESEAWERGVDELATEDPEIAAYVRQLEEAKDTADLPEASGESIAREFERYLKRRGKDRP
- the dop gene encoding depupylase/deamidase Dop, coding for MRVMGSETEYGIHAPSAPGANATMMSARIIQAYATVTRQRAAGGAETRWDYTDEEPLHDARGWTLERSAADPSQLTDQPPVLDAEAVALAYGRQELELDGADESGSLLMNMVLGNGARLYVDHAHPEYSSPEVTNPRDAVTWDAAGDLVALATVRKVAADTNLPPINLYKNNTDNKAVSYGSHENYLMPRSVPFGDIIRGLTPFFISRQVVCGAGRVGLGQDSSTPGYQISQRADFFEAEVGLETTIRRPIINTRDEPHATADKYRRLHVIIGDANLSQLSNFLKFGTTAMVLSLIEAGQAPRIEVHEPVHALQAVSHDTSLTATVRLMDGRHVTALDLQWMYFEAAAKLAQETGVADAISGDGHTHEVLERWESTLTALGTDPATATSVEWVAKKSLLEGYRSRDGLEWDDARLGLVDLQWSDIRPEKGLYYRLLSRNRMLRIVDDADVTRAVSEPPVDTRAYFRGKCVSTFGKDVVGASWDSVIFDVPGLGKLQRVPTREPLRGTQALTEPLFRKHQEAGPFLAELLGRKPAAPRD